The Phragmites australis chromosome 15, lpPhrAust1.1, whole genome shotgun sequence genome window below encodes:
- the LOC133892719 gene encoding exocyst complex component EXO84C-like, with protein MESSSEEELEEDFPGHEWITPQSSIRAAYQSQTEKGIRKICSELLELKDAIENLCGNMQSKYLAFLRISEEVVEAEQELIELQKHVSAQGILVQDLMSGVCRELDIWHKSSKDEDVTEKDFQTELDEILSDDTQDPNVIFLDKIDVLLAEYKIEEALLALEAEEKKYLITDESSKESNADISAFKIALFRRKSILEDQLVRYSEQPSLSITELRKSLSGLIRIGKSSLAHQVLLRAYGLRLQKSVEAFLPNCSIYTETYSATLSHIVFSAISKASKETTTLLGDSPMNTNRIIQWAEYEIETFARLVKENSPLPESVSALRSACICIQTSLSHCSYLESHGLKLSKLLMILLRPYIEEVLDLNFRRVRRKIVDSARNDDILLITPQEGSPLSGTVAPNIMLTSSGKKFMSIVNDVLDQVTPMTIVHFGGTILNKFLQLFDRYVETLIKVLPGPSEDDNLVESNEPVEFKAESDAQKLTLIGTAYTVADELLPAAVSKFFDVQTEKKGTGGSSEGLGSGSIYSMEYKEWKHHLQHSLDKLRDHFCRQYVLSFIYLEGKSRLDARMYLERKSDDLLFDSDPLPSLPFQALFGRLQQLASVAGDVLLGKEKTQKVLLSRLTETVVMWLSNEQEFWDVFEDQSVQLQPSGLQQLILDMHFIVEIAVCGRFPHRPVQQLVSAVITKAIAAFSARDVDPQSALPEDEWFLDTAKAAIHKLMLGTSGSESEPQEHVAQHDEISDSEESTSTLSTIGSEDSFASANNDDLESPAYFIDPET; from the exons ATGGAGAGCAGCAgcgaggaggagctggaggaggaCTTCCCGGGCCATGAGTGGATCACCCCGCAGTCCTCCATCCGCGCCGCCTACCAGTCCCAGACCGAGAAG GGCATCAGGAAAATTTGCTCTGAGCTGCTGGAGTTGAAGGATGCTATTGAAAACCTGTGTGGGAATATGCAGTCAAAATACTTGGCTTTTCTCAG AATATCCGAGGAGGTTGTTGAAGCAGAACAAGAGTTAATTGAGCTACAAAAGCATGTGTCTGCCCAGGGTATTCTTGTGCAGGATCTAATGAGCGGTGTGTGCCGTGAGCTTGACATTTGGCACAAATCTAGCAAGGACGAAGATGTGACAGAAAAGGATTTTCAAACTGAACTGGATGAGATTTTGTCTGATGATACCCAGGATCCCAATGTCATTTTTCTTGATAAAATAGATGTTTTGCTTGCAGAGTACAAAATAGAGGAGGCGTTGCTTGCTCTGGAAGCTGAAGAGAAGAAATATTTGATTACAGATGAATCTAGCAAAGAATCAAATGCAGATATTTCTGCCTTCAAGATAGCATTGTTTAGAAGGAAATCGATTCTTGAGGATCAGCTTGTTAGGTATTCTGAACAGCCATCTTTATCTATTACAGAACTAAGGAAATCATTGTCTGGTTTAATTAGGATAGGCAAAAGTTCTTTAGCCCATCAAGTACTTCTGAGAGCTTACGGTTTGCGCCTTCAGAAAAGTGTTGAGGCATTTCTTCCCAACTGTTCAATCTACACAGAGACTTACTCTGCAACGTTGTCACATATTGTTTTCTCAGCTATCTCAAAGGCATCAAAAGAAACTACTACACTACTTGGAGATAGCCCGATGAATACAAACCGGATTATCCAATGGGCTGAATATGAAATCGAAACCTTTGCGCGTTTGGTTAAAGAAAATTCTCCTTTGCCTGAGAGTGTTTCTGCCCTTCGCTCCGCCTGCATATGCATTCAAACTAGTCTCAGTCACTGCTCTTATCTAGAATCACATGGGCTGAAACTCTCAAAGTTACTTATGATACTATTGCGCCCTTATATTGAAGAAGTTCTTGATCTGAATTTTAGAAGGGTGAGAAGAAAGATTGTAGATTCAGCAAGGAATGATGATATTCTGCTTATCACCCCTCAAGAAGGATCACCGCTCTCTGGTACAGTTGCACCAAACATTATGCTTACAAGCAGTGGAAAGAAGTTCATGTCCATTGTCAAT GATGTTTTGGATCAAGTTACCCCAATGACTATAGTTCACTTTGGTGGaacaattttgaataaatttcTCCAGCTTTTTGATAGATATGTAGAAACACTGATCAAAGTCTTGCCTGGACCTTCTGAAGATGATAATCTAGTGGAGTCAAATGAGCCTGTTGAATTTAAAGCTGAAAGTGACGCACAGAAGCTTACACTAATTGGAACGGCATATACTGTAGCAGATGAGCTATTGCCAGCTGCTGTATCCAAGTTCTTTGATGTGCAAACTGAGAAGAAAGGAACTGGTGGATCAAGTGAAGGCCTTGGCTCTGGGTCCATATACTCCATGGAATACAAAGAGTGGAAACATCATCTGCAACATTCATTGGACAAACTGAGGGATCACTTCTGCCGACAGTATGTCTTATCATTTATTTACTTGGAAGGGAAGTCACGATTGGATGCTAGAATGTACTTGGAGCGTAAAAGCGATGatcttttgtttgattctgATCCCTTGCCTTCACTGCCCTTCCAG GCGCTGTTTGGAAGGTTGCAACAGCTAGCTAGTGTCGCTGGTGATGTTCTACTGGGAAAAGAGAAGACACAAAAGGTCTTGCTCTCAAGGCTAACTGAAACGGTTGTCATGTGGCTCTCAAATGAGCAAGAATTCTGGGATGTTTTTGAGGACCAGTCAGTCCAACTCCAGCCTTCGGGACTGCAGCAG CTTATTCTCGATATGCACTTCATTGTTGAGATTGCTGTCTGTGGACGGTTTCCACACAGACCAGTTCAGCAGCTTGTGTCGGCAGTCATAACCAAAGCAATTGCAGCTTTCTCGGCAAGGGACGTTGACCCACAAAG TGCTCTTCCTGAGGATGAGTGGTTTC
- the LOC133893083 gene encoding uncharacterized protein LOC133893083: MPLYGPSLGSLLGPKLSGLSSGPARPEERWGPPPPGCLVLSRQSISHTIVVLATSPASAPPPVHLASARVSGVLSPEHAIHLEEAHPFLIGVVVFPSTVDGRSVRTRDRFHLLMDSLEIKKEEDYQMDQIEIKDDEDHPIEMLVDHPRFLEPLCPEEVNEDTRVYPRVGDEYQVEVPNLVTDDKLMKLSSLTVYDSISVGFEYPVAVGLAIPVTLTQNTSSHIKEEQRGFSGRSSCPSQDEGTIHSSGNIPGNLYQHSICSECRGCKVEYVEQGEKLSGSIGQDMHCLQKRELLVCSCVKRKLNDFIPLPGMPRHSWTDEEAHTFLLGLYIFGKNLVQVMKFTEGKTMGEVLSYYYGEFFRSDAYKRWAACRKARSRRCILGLRIFSGPRQQELLSRLLAAVAREVEDPLLEVFKTFNEGTSTFEQFILTLKSTVGAQVLVEAVGIGKGKYDLTGFALDPSRNHGILTRSEIPIGKACSALSSGDIIKFLTGDFRLSKARSNDLFWEAVWPRLLARGWHSEQPKDSSPVGKHALVFLIPGVKKFSRKKLVKGNHYFDSVSDVLRKVASEPKLLEFGVEGGNDEGVVKLENGWIHDSEPDKNTLPDKKPPCYSRASEPGCSPELMKFTVVDTSLVQGEEPSKVRSLRNLPTDASHGYMSSPRSGDSGSDSSEEHSDSEDGSQPYEHINTDRSTTNVKYVNEEKKSKPPTSDKMDSSALQKSVFSGTSTSINGHISIDQDFGTVNSVCSSTATILPVDVQRVYTTTTSTEISFQFDQRINAESQVFLAPLSKRRRLVSCKTERTGRKNIVANENHYWKKVDKPPQHDVSGANETSREANPFVWGAIANSSTNISFDVNNKQAYCRQLHNVPRNDEKMIYKEKRQNRHVVDPNVPQTPSDYESTVSYSVPQSDKNTQAMDRPLRSSETEEMTNHLPDMDAPSNVLYGELSFNSRRQSSRSRPPTARALEALACGFLGTKQKGREANFPSSSRSSRPVRRPRRSTDVALSFPSDGEGCTSHFTDSPMDVNEWHMGNPPYQMIHSSPSDKSTDKGSPDLFGADKSTDKGAHELFGIP, translated from the exons ATGCCTCTTTACGGGCCGAGCCTGGGCAGCCTCCTAGGCCCAAAGCTATCTGGGctttcttccggtccggcccgGCCCGAGGAACGCTGGGGTCCACCTCCACCCGGCTGCCTCGTTTTGTCGAGGCAGAGCATCTCTCACACCATCGTCGTCCTCGCCACTTCGCCAGcgtccgcgccgccgccggtccACCTCGCCAGCGCCCGCGTCTCCGGCGTCCTTTCGCCGGAGCACGCAATCCACCTCGAAGAAGCTCATCCTTTCCTCATCGGCGTTGTTGTCTTCCCCTCTACCGTGGACGGGAGATCCGTCCGGACTCGCGACCGATTCCATTTGCTG ATGGATTCTCTTGaaatcaagaaagaagaagattaTCAG atggaTCAGATTGAAATCAAGGATGATGAAGACCATCCGATAGAGATGCTTGTTGACCATCCTCGTTTTCTAGAACCCTTATGTCCAGAGGAGGTCAATGAAGACACACGAGTATACCCTCGTGTAGGGGATGAGTACCAGGTGGAAGTTCCAAATCTAGTAACAGATGATAAACTCATGAAACTAAGCTCATTGACAGTTTATGACAGCATTTCGGTTGGGTTTGAGTACCCTGTGGCAGTAGGATTAGCTATTCCAGTCACATTGACCCAAAATACAAGCAGTCATATAAAAGAAGAGCAGAGGGGATTTTCAGGACGCAGTTCATGTCCTTCACAAGATGAAGGTACCATCCACAGCAGTGGAAATATTCCCGGAAATTTATATCAGCACAGCATTTGTTCAGAGTGTCGGGGCTGTAAAGTTGAATATGTCGAGCAAGGTGAGAAATTATCAGGATCTATAGGACAAGATATGCACTGCTTACAGAAAAGGGAGCTTTTAGTCTGTTCTTGTGTAAAAAGGAAACTTAATGATTTTATTCCATTGCCTGGGATGCCAAGACACTCCTGGACTGATGAAGAGGCACATACTTTTCTTCTGGGTCTCTACATATTTGGCAAAAATCTTGTTCAGGTGATGAAATTTACGGAAGGTAAGACAATGGGAGAAGTGTTGTCCTACTACTACGGAGAATTTTTCAGGTCTGATGCATACAAACGATGGGCTGCATGTAGAAAAGCAAGAAGCAGGAGATGTATACTTGGGTTACGTATATTTTCTGGTCCTAGGCAGCAGGAATTGTTGTCACGTTTGCTTGCTGCCGTAGCAAGGGAGGTTGAAGATCCTTTGCTGGAG GTCTTTAAGACATTCAATGAGGGAACATCTACTTTTGAGCAGTTTATTTTGACCTTAAAGTCCACAGTTGGTGCTCAAGTTCTTGTAGAGGCAGTTGGAATTGGCAAGGGGAAATATGACTTGACTGGATTTGCATTAGATCCTAGTAGAAATCATGGTATCTTGACCCGATCAGAAATCCCTATTGGCAAGGCTTGCTCGGCGCTTTCATCTGGAGATATCATAAAGTTTTTGACTGGTGACTTCAGACTAAGCAAGGCAAGATCCAATGATCTATTCTGGGAGGCTGTCTGGCCTCGGTTGCTTGCAAGAGGCTGGCATTCAGAGCAGCCCAAGGATTCTTCACCAGTTGGAAAGCATGCTTTAGTCTTTCTCATTCCAGGCGTAAAGAAATTTTCTAGAAAGAAGCTTGTCAAAGGAAATCATTATTTTGATTCTGTTAGCGATGTCTTGAGAAAAGTTGCATCTGAACCAAAGCTGCTTGAGTTTGGAGTTGAGGGTGGTAATGATGAAGGTGTGGTTAAGCTTGAAAATGGATGGATCCATGATTCTGAACCTGACAAAAACACACTTCCTGACAAGAAACCTCCTTGCTATAGCCGGGCCAGTGAGCCTGGCTGTTCCCCAGAGCTAATGAAATTTACTGTGGTGGATACTAGTCTTGTTCAAGGGGAAGAACCTTCTAAGGTGAGGTCACTAAGAAATCTACCAACAGATGCCAGTCATGGTTACATGTCTTCACCACGATCAGGAGATTCTGGGAGTGACAGCTCAGAGGAGCACTCAGATTCTGAAGACGGCTCTCAGCCATATGAACATATAAATACTGATCGAAGCACAACCAATGTCAAGTATGTTAACGAGGAGAAGAAAAGTAAGCCTCCAACAAGTGATAAGATGGATTCTAGTGCACTTCAGAAGTCTGTTTTTTCAGGCACATCAACATCGATCAATGGTCATATTTCAATTGATCAAGATTTCGGCACAGTGAATAGTGTGTGCTCTTCTACCGCAACTATTCTTCCTGTTGATGTTCAAAGGGTCTATACTACTACTACCTCCACTGAAATAAGCTTTCAGTTTGATCAAAGGATAAATGCTGAGTCCCAAGTTTTCTTAGCACCTTTGTCAAAGAGAAGAAGGTTAGTTTCCTGTAAGACTGAAAGAACTGGTCGCAAAAATATTGTTGCCAATGAAAATCATTACTGGAAGAAAGTTGACAAGCCACCGCAACATGATGTGTCTGGAGCAAATGAAACAAGCAGAGAGGCTAACCCTTTTGTATGGGGCGCAATTGCGAACTCATCAACTAACATATCCTTCGATGTGAATAACAAGCAGGCATATTGCAGACAGCTTCACAATGTGCCCCGCAATGATGAAAAAATGATTTACAAGGAAAAGCGACAAAATAGGCATGTCGTTGATCCGAATGTCCCACAAACACCATCTGATTATGAGTCAACTGTGAGCTACAGTGTCCCTCAATCCGACAAGAATACACAAGCCATGGACAGACCTCTACGTTCTTCAGAAACTGAGGAAATGACCAACCACCTTCCAGATATGGATGCCCCTAGTAATGTGCTCTATGGGGAGCTTTCTTTCAACTCAAGAAGGCAGAGTAGCAGAAGCCGCCCGCCAACAGCCCGAGCTCTGGAAGCTCTTGCCTGTGGCTTTCTTGGGACCAAACAAAAGGGCAGGGAGGCAAACTTTCCATCTTcaagcaggagcagcagacCTGTTCGACGACCACGAAGATCAACTGATGTTGCTCTGTCATTTCCTTCTGATGGCGAAGGATGTACttctcattttactgattcgcCCATGGACGTCAACGAATGGCACATGGGTAATCCTCCATACCAAATGATTCACAGCAGCCCCTCGGATAAATCCACAGATAAAGGGAGTCCTGACTTGTTCGGGGCAGACAAGTCTACTGATAAAGGAGCTCATGAATTGTTTGGCATACCTTAG
- the LOC133892720 gene encoding nodulation receptor kinase-like, translating to MAARSLVLVLLLLSATLLLLATAAPSHGHTQADVAKRLKEELWERNRGHEMLESWNGDPCSPSTWEGFSCRSKGGALVVLKLNFSSKKLQGPIPAAIGNLTDLYEVDLQDNNFTGSIPASLSALKHLLKLSVNCNPFLNNQPPDSLSHGANFSYGGCAAEEYYSPPAEEYQSPPGVASQRIFVIGVAGGSLACTFALGLFFVCFNKRERRPPKTDCSSTTNPIFQECSIHKTTNPAVQQLSLKSIQTATSNFKTLIGEGGFGAVYRGTLAHGQEVAVKVRSTSSTQGTREFNNELRLLSAARHENLVPLIGYCCEKDQQILVYPFMSNGSLQDRLYGEASKRKVLDWPTRLSVCIGAARGLVYLHNFADRCIIHRDVKSSNILLDHSMCGKVADFGFSKYAPQEGDSNASMEVRGTAGYLDPEYYSTQVLSTRSDVFSFGVVLLEIVTAREPLDVQRPRDEWSLVEWAKPYIREYKIEEIVDPGIKGQYCSEAMWRVLEVASVCTEPFSTFRPSMEDVLRELEDALIIENNASEYMRSIESTGTLGSNRYLSMDRKMFASGSARIDTAKGHLQTMPSLPR from the exons ATGGCCGCCCGCtccctcgtcctcgtcctcctcctcctctccgcaacgctgctgctcctcgccACCGCCGCGCCATCCCACGGCCACACCCAAG CGGATGTTGCGAAGCGATTGAAGGAGGAGCTATGGGAGAGGAACCGGGGACATGAGATGCTCGAGTCATGGAATGGGGACCCGTGTTCTCCGTCCACCTGGGAAGGGTTCTCTTGCCGGTCCAAGGGTGGCGCCCTTGTCGTCCTCAAGCT GAACTTCTCTTCGAAGAAATTGCAAGGGCCGATTCCCGCAGCGATTGGTAACTTAACGGACCTATATGAAGT TGATCTGCAGGACAATAACTTCACTGGATCTATTCCGGCATCTTTGTCTGCTCTCAAACACCTGCTGAAGCT GTCAGTGAACTGCAACCCCTTCCTGAACAATCAGCCACCTGATAGTTTATCTCATGGGGCGAATTTCAG cTATGGGGGCTGTGCTGCCGAAGAGTATTATAGTCCACCTGCTGAAGAGTACCAAAGCCCACCTGGAGTTGCCAGTCAGAGAATATTTGTTATTGGTGTTGCCGGAGGATCTTTGGCATGTACTTTTGCACTTGGATTGTTCTTTGTTTGTTTTAACAAACGTGAACGGCGTCCTCCGAAAACAGACTGCTCTTCTACAACAA ATCCTATTTTTCAAGAATGCAGCATCCATAAGACTACAAACCCTGCGGTTCAACAGTTATCCCTCAAATCAATCCAGACTGCGACGAGCAACTTCAAAACGTTGATAGGAGAGGGTGGGTTTGGAGCAGTTTATCGAGGTACATTAGCACATGGACAAGAAGTTGCAGTAAAGGTTCGCTCGACCTCATCGACACAGGGAACACGTGAGTTTAACAATGAG TTAAGGCTTCTTTCTGCTGCGCGGCATGAGAATTTAGTCCCACTAATTGGCTATTGCTGTGAAAAGGATCAACAGATATTGGTCTATCCGTTCATGTCCAATGGTTCACTACAGGATCGCCTCTATG GTGAGGCATCAAAAAGGAAAGTTCTTGATTGGCCCACCAGACTATCTGTTTGCATTGGTGCGGCAAGAG GACTGGTATATCTGCACAATTTTGCTGACCGGTGTATCATACACAGAGATGTTAAATCAAGCAACATACTTCTGGATCACAGCATGTGTGGCAAGGTAGCCGATTTTGGTTTTTCTAAGTATGCACCTCAAGAAGGTGACAGCAATGCATCAATGGAAGTGAGAGGAACTGCTGGATATTTGGACCCTGA atACTATTCTACTCAGGTGTTATCAACCAGAAGCGATGTCTTCAGTTTTGGAGTAGTTCTGTTAGAAATTGTAACTGCAAGAGAACCTCTTGATGTCCAAAGGCCTCGTGATGAATGGAGCTTAGTTGAGTGG GCAAAACCGTACATAAGGGAGTACAAGATTGAAGAGATCGTGGACCCTGGCATAAAAGGGCAATACTGTTCAGAGGCCATGTGGAGAGTGCTTGAGGTTGCATCAGTATGCACCGAGCCCTTCTCAACCTTCCGGCCAAGCATGGAGGATGTCCTCAGGGAGCTGGAGGACGCTCTGATCATTGAGAACAACGCATCTGAGTACATGAGATCCATTGAAAGCACCGGGACACTGGGTTCTAATCGCTATCTGTCCATGGATAGGAAGATGTTTGCATCAGGTTCAGCGCGAATTGACACGGCAAAGGGACATTTGCAAACGATGCCCTCGCTTCCGAGGTAA